From Odontesthes bonariensis isolate fOdoBon6 chromosome 21, fOdoBon6.hap1, whole genome shotgun sequence, a single genomic window includes:
- the sdr42e2 gene encoding putative short-chain dehydrogenase/reductase family 42E member 2 isoform X2 — MELYSPNMSESGASVVQVKQVPCHSVPLCRLQAGGHHTHNLSHLSYKSWINDPAPAVASSLTPATRHRVSGAMAGTCSSPECMASRLGEEVAVAHGVSKGKVVVTGGGGYFGFRLGRELASEGLSVILLDMNKPSCDIPDGATFYQSDIRDYSSLYKVCEGVDCIFHTAAYGMSGPEQLRKEQVESVNVGGTNNVINVCKERSIPRLVHTSTINVVFAGKPIQDGDEASVPLVPSDLHIDHYSRTKAIAEQMVLSANGSSLKGGGVLRTCVLRPCGIYGPEERRHLHRVMMNVERRLFSFRFGNTGARMNWVHVDNLVMAHRLAAEALTPKRSCVSSGQSYFINDGVSVNLFEWLTPLFEKLGYSRPLINLPVSLVYTAAILVEYLHVILRPVIKVPLLFTRSESWQ; from the exons ATGGAGCTGTACAGTCCCAACATGAGCGAGAGTGGGGCCTCTGTGGTCCAGGTGAAGCAGGTTCCCTGCCACAGTGTCCCTCTTTGTCGCCTGCAGGCCGGCGGACACCACACGCACAACCTCTCCCACCTGTCTTACAAGTCGTGGATCAACGATCCAGCCCCAGCGGTGGCCTCCAGCCTTACCCCGGCCACACGTCACAGGGTGAGTGGTGCCATGGCGGGTACCTGCAGCAGCCCGGAGTGTATGGCGTCCAGGCTGGGAGAGGAGGTGGCAGTGGCCCACGGTGTCTCCAAGGGGAAGGTGGTGGTGACAGGAGGTGGGGGATACTTTGGTTTCAGACTGGGGAGAGAACTGGCCAGTGAGGGGCTGTCTGTGATCCTGCTGGACATGAACAAGCCTTCATGTGATATTCCTGATGGAGCAACCTTCTATCAG AGCGACATTCGGGACTATTCTTCGCTTTATAAAGTGTGTGAAGGGGTTGACTGCATATTCCACACAGCAGCTTATGGCATGTCCGGACCAGAACAG CTGAGGAAGGAGCAGGTGGAATCTGTTAATGTTGGAGGGACCAATAATGTCATAAATG TGTGTAAGGAGAGGAGCATCCCCAGGTTGGTGCACACCAGTACCATCAACGTGGTGTTTGCAGGGAAACCAATCCAGGACggtgatgaggcttcagtgccATTAGTGCCCAGTGATTTG CACATCGACCACTACTCCAGAACTAAAGCGATTGCAGAGCAGATGGTCCTCTCGGCCAACGGATCTTCCCTGAAAG GTGGAGGTGTGCTGCGGACCTGCGTCCTGCGGCCCTGTGGTATTTATGGaccagaggagaggagacaTCTGCACAGAGTGATG ATGAATGTTGAGCGCCGCCTGTTCAGCTTCAGGTTTGGGAACACCGGGGCCAGGATGAACTGGGTACATGTCGATAACCTGGTGATGGCCCACAGGCTGGCAGCTGAGGCTCTCACACCGAAGAGGAGCTGTGTCTCG AGTGGACAGTCCTATTTTATTAATGATGgagtttcagtgaatctctttGAGTGGCTGACACCTTTG TTTGAAAAGCTGGGCTACAGCAGACCGTTGATAAATCTGCCGGTTTCACTTGTCTATACAGCCG CCATCCTAGTGGAATATTTACACGTGATTCTAAGACCAGTGATAAAAGTGCCCCTCCTTTTCACTAGAAGTGAG TCATGGCAGTGA